The DNA window ACTACTTTTCCAGGCTTGTTCACAGGCTCAACTGAGACAACAGAtgtgaaatactttgcaaacattcAAGTGCTCTAGAAATGtccaatattattattgttatttttaccaCCGTTACCCTGTTAATATGTAGTGTTCTTTTGCAGAGCTACAGCATGATAGCAAATCATATCCTGGACAGTAGAAGCATCTCACACTGGGCCTTTGTTCCTGAAAGAAGCAGTAGCTCTATCCTGTTGCAGTCAATGATTTCATTTGTGAGGAGCATCTTCCCAAGTGAGCATTCCCTTAACATCTCAGAAGAATTCATTCATATCCTGGGCATCAGCATATCGAAAGACAGTCCCCAAGAGAGTTTGAGTTTTTCCATGAAGGTGAATGACACTGAGAATGAAGTGAGTGGGATGGTGCTTCTCCCACAGGAAGAGCTTCAGAAGCTGTCCTTACCTTCCCAAGCCATCAGCATCGCCTTCCCCACACTAGGGGCCATCCTAGAAGCCAGCTTTTTTGAGAATGTCACTGTGAATGGGCTCATTCTGTCTGTCATCTTGCCCCAGGAGTTCCAAAGGATCTCACTGTTTTTTGAGAAGATCACCAAATCTAGAGATGGCAAAACACAATGTGTTGGCTGGCACCCGACTGAGAATAAGTGGGATAAAGAAGCCTGTGAAATGGCCCTGGACAGCACGGACCAGACGCTTTGTAGCTGTCAATTGAGCAAGAAGTTTACTTCTTTCTCAATTCTTATGTCGCCCCATGTTCCCGAGAGCCCGATTCTGCTTTACATCATGTACATTGGCCTGGGAATCTCCATTGGTAGTTTATTCCTTTGCCTGATCATTGAGGTCATGGTCTGGCGTCAGGTAACAAAGACAGAGATCTCATACTTACGCCACATTTGCATCGTGAATATTGCCATCACGCTTCTGATGGCCGATACAGGCTTCATTGTGGCTTCCTTCTTTAGTAATCTAGTGCAGCACCATAATGCTTGTGTGGCTGTTGCCTTTTTCATTCACTTCTTTTACCtctctgtttttttctggatgtttgcGATGGCACTCCTCATTCTTTATGGAATCGTCATCGTTTTTCATACCATCCCAAAGTCTATTGTATTGACTTCTGCCTTCTCAGTAGGATACGGGTGCCCATTGATTATTGCCGCTGTTACAGTTGCTGCTACTGAACCTGGCCAAGGCTATGTGCGTCCCATGACCTGTTGGCTCAACTGGGATAATACCAAAGCCCTACTTGCCTTCATTGTCCCAGCCCTGGCCATCGTGCTAGTGAACTTGGTCACAGTAGGAATGGTCATAGTAAAGACTCAACGACCTTCCATTGGCAGCCCCATAGCTCAAGAGATGGCGACCATAGTGAGGATAAGTAAGAATGTTGCCATCCTCACACCATTGCTAGGACTGACATGGGGCTTTGGAATAGCCATAGTTATAGAAAAGAATTCCTTGGCACTCCACATCATCTTCTC is part of the Dromiciops gliroides isolate mDroGli1 chromosome 4, mDroGli1.pri, whole genome shotgun sequence genome and encodes:
- the ADGRF2 gene encoding adhesion G-protein coupled receptor F2 isoform X1; the protein is MNDQSQNEWNTTDCEVPCIENSHCLQACSSGLEGNIGLLCRNKEWQKSTDTCRTLNVFTIFEDTPKVIPNTFALEPPKIGEHATITDVLMQRCPENLSCVLKGIKKSPQIPGNIEVIVELLHNISRVLSKGVDEAKMKSYSMIANHILDSRSISHWAFVPERSSSSILLQSMISFVRSIFPSEHSLNISEEFIHILGISISKDSPQESLSFSMKVNDTENEVSGMVLLPQEELQKLSLPSQAISIAFPTLGAILEASFFENVTVNGLILSVILPQEFQRISLFFEKITKSRDGKTQCVGWHPTENKWDKEACEMALDSTDQTLCSCQLSKKFTSFSILMSPHVPESPILLYIMYIGLGISIGSLFLCLIIEVMVWRQVTKTEISYLRHICIVNIAITLLMADTGFIVASFFSNLVQHHNACVAVAFFIHFFYLSVFFWMFAMALLILYGIVIVFHTIPKSIVLTSAFSVGYGCPLIIAAVTVAATEPGQGYVRPMTCWLNWDNTKALLAFIVPALAIVLVNLVTVGMVIVKTQRPSIGSPIAQEMATIVRISKNVAILTPLLGLTWGFGIAIVIEKNSLALHIIFSLLNAFQGFFILVFGTFLDQKIRDALKVRMSSVKLLSRLSEHFSSESSHHPTKGSH
- the ADGRF2 gene encoding adhesion G-protein coupled receptor F2 isoform X2, which translates into the protein MIRGERKGSNCWTSLPIPRLSKKVNWMKTMYLAILFSCLAFLRPTESCKTHCQNVNKSKVQTTVRTQDCEVPCIENSHCLQACSSGLEGNIGLLCRNKEWQKSTDTCRTLNVFTIFEDTPKVIPNTFALEPPKIGEHATITDVLMQRCPENLSCVLKGIKKSPQIPGNIEVIVELLHNISRVLSKGVDEAKMKSYSMIANHILDSRSISHWAFVPERSSSSILLQSMISFVRSIFPSEHSLNISEEFIHILGISISKDSPQESLSFSMKVNDTENEVSGMVLLPQEELQKLSLPSQAISIAFPTLGAILEASFFENVTVNGLILSVILPQEFQRISLFFEKITKSRDGKTQCVGWHPTENKWDKEACEMALDSTDQTLCSCQLSKKFTSFSILMSPHVPESPILLYIMYIGLGISIGSLFLCLIIEVMVWRQVTKTEISYLRHICIVNIAITLLMADTGFIVASFFSNLVQHHNACVAVAFFIHFFYLSVFFWMFAMALLILYGIVIVFHTIPKSIVLTSAFSVGYGCPLIIAAVTVAATEPGQGYVRPMTCWLNWDNTKALLAFIVPALAIVLVNLVTVGMVIVKTQRPSIGSPIAQEMATIVRISKNVAILTPLLGLTWGFGIAIVIEKNSLALHIIFSLLNAFQGFFILVFGTFLDQKIRDALKVRMSSVKLLSRLSEHFSSESSHHPTKGSH